In the genome of Pelobacter seleniigenes DSM 18267, one region contains:
- a CDS encoding PLP-dependent cysteine synthase family protein, which produces MMLQPNIQQVYVPPLIGAVGNTPLVDISVLLGKSGVRLLAKLEGSNPGGSVKDRPALYMIEKAEQSGELTRAKIILEPTSGNTGIAIAMIGAAKGYRVKLVMPACVSTERRGILEAYGAETVLSPGCEMTDGAINLAHKILAEDPDRYYMPNQYSNPNNPLAHYETTGPEIFSQTAGDIDYLVAGMGTSGTLMGLSRYFSEVAPAVKVIGVEPGLGHKIQGLKNMCEAIVPAIYDESKLAEKLLVGDEEAYETTRQLALKMGLFAGMSSGAAVAGALRIAQRIEHGTIVALLPDRGDRYLSTNLFRSQCAECPP; this is translated from the coding sequence ATGATGTTGCAGCCGAATATTCAGCAGGTCTATGTTCCCCCGCTCATCGGTGCGGTGGGCAATACCCCGCTGGTTGACATCTCAGTCCTGCTCGGCAAATCGGGCGTCCGCCTCCTGGCCAAATTGGAGGGGAGCAATCCAGGTGGCTCGGTCAAAGACCGACCGGCCCTGTATATGATCGAAAAGGCCGAACAAAGCGGGGAACTGACCCGCGCAAAAATCATTCTTGAACCGACCTCCGGCAATACCGGCATCGCCATTGCCATGATCGGCGCCGCCAAAGGTTACCGGGTCAAACTGGTCATGCCAGCCTGTGTCAGCACCGAACGTCGGGGAATCCTCGAGGCTTATGGCGCGGAAACCGTACTCTCCCCGGGTTGTGAAATGACCGACGGCGCCATCAACCTCGCCCACAAGATCCTCGCCGAAGATCCAGATCGTTATTACATGCCCAATCAGTACAGCAATCCCAACAATCCTCTCGCTCATTACGAGACGACCGGCCCGGAAATTTTCAGCCAGACCGCCGGTGATATTGATTATCTGGTCGCTGGGATGGGAACCTCCGGGACGCTGATGGGGCTGAGTCGGTATTTTTCCGAAGTTGCCCCCGCCGTCAAGGTGATTGGTGTTGAACCCGGCCTCGGGCATAAGATTCAAGGACTGAAAAACATGTGTGAAGCCATTGTTCCGGCGATCTATGACGAGAGCAAATTGGCGGAAAAACTCTTGGTCGGTGACGAGGAAGCCTATGAAACCACGCGCCAACTTGCGTTGAAGATGGGCCTTTTCGCCGGCATGTCGAGCGGGGCCGCGGTGGCCGGGGCCCTGCGAATCGCCCAACGAATCGAGCATGGAACCATCGTCGCCCTGCTGCCGGACCGGGGCGATCGTTACCTGAGCACCAACCTGTTCCGCTCCCAGTGTGCGGAATGCCCGCCATGA
- a CDS encoding NapC/NirT family cytochrome c gives MARLTDIPKAFIKGIAHSWISLVGAMVVTVVFPFLIGAILYDIFLHIDNPYLSGFIYMMLGPAFIGGLVLVFVGLFFARGKEEVRLFTLDYLREKLTDESSFNRVRKLVFVGVFLTCVNIVVVGVLAYSGYHYMESNAFCGEVCHVPMTPEYTAYQNSAHSRVACVECHIGSGASWFVKSKISGARQLYAVLADTFSRPIQTPVHGLRPARDTCEQCHRPEKFHGDKLVIHDKYQEDEQNTHVQTVLLVKIGSAGDRTGSSHGIHWHVAPENEIVYTAADWQRNIIPEVDLSTQGGNKKIFRSPDADEQIAKATDLQKRVLDCIDCHNRPSHIYLTPDRAIDNKILAKDIPVELPFIKQQAMAAVQVKYKTQGEAKTAIAVQLNNYYRQKYPQLYDAKRKLIEQAIAGVQAAYVENVFPEMNIQWNTYSTNIGHANDLGCFRCHNEEHETADGEVISMDCDTCHTILAEDEENPEIIKTLLGQ, from the coding sequence ATGGCAAGGTTAACCGATATTCCCAAGGCGTTTATCAAAGGAATAGCGCACAGCTGGATATCCCTGGTCGGCGCTATGGTGGTCACGGTTGTTTTCCCCTTCTTGATTGGCGCAATCCTTTACGACATCTTTCTTCATATCGATAACCCCTACCTGAGCGGATTTATTTATATGATGCTCGGGCCGGCCTTTATCGGCGGGCTGGTGCTGGTTTTTGTCGGTCTGTTCTTTGCCCGGGGCAAGGAGGAAGTCCGCCTTTTTACCCTTGATTACCTGCGTGAAAAACTCACCGATGAGTCCAGTTTCAATCGGGTCCGCAAGCTGGTTTTTGTCGGGGTTTTCCTGACCTGTGTCAATATCGTGGTGGTTGGTGTGCTCGCCTACAGCGGTTATCATTACATGGAGTCGAATGCCTTTTGCGGAGAGGTCTGCCATGTGCCGATGACCCCTGAGTATACCGCCTACCAAAACTCGGCCCACTCCCGGGTCGCCTGTGTCGAGTGTCATATCGGCTCCGGTGCGTCTTGGTTTGTGAAATCGAAGATTTCCGGTGCCCGGCAGCTGTATGCCGTGCTGGCCGATACCTTTTCCCGCCCCATCCAGACGCCCGTTCATGGCTTGCGGCCGGCGCGGGACACTTGTGAACAATGTCACCGGCCGGAAAAATTCCATGGCGACAAGCTGGTGATCCATGACAAATATCAAGAGGACGAACAGAATACCCACGTCCAGACCGTATTGCTGGTAAAAATCGGCAGCGCCGGGGATCGCACCGGCTCGTCCCATGGTATCCACTGGCACGTTGCCCCGGAAAATGAGATTGTTTATACCGCGGCAGACTGGCAGCGCAATATCATTCCGGAGGTCGATTTGAGTACCCAGGGCGGGAATAAAAAAATCTTTCGCTCGCCGGATGCCGATGAACAGATCGCCAAGGCGACTGACCTGCAGAAACGGGTACTCGACTGTATTGACTGCCATAACCGGCCGAGCCATATCTACCTGACCCCGGACCGGGCCATCGACAATAAGATTCTGGCTAAGGACATACCGGTAGAGTTGCCTTTTATTAAGCAGCAGGCCATGGCGGCGGTGCAGGTCAAATATAAAACCCAGGGCGAAGCAAAAACAGCTATCGCGGTTCAGCTGAACAACTATTACCGGCAGAAATATCCCCAGCTTTATGATGCCAAACGCAAGCTGATCGAGCAGGCGATTGCAGGTGTCCAGGCGGCCTATGTGGAGAATGTCTTTCCGGAAATGAATATCCAGTGGAATACCTATTCGACCAACATCGGCCATGCCAATGATCTGGGCTGTTTCCGCTGCCACAATGAAGAGCATGAAACTGCCGATGGCGAGGTTATCTCCATGGATTGTGATACCTGTCATACCATTCTTGCAGAAGACGAAGAAAATCCGGAAATTATCAAGACTCTGCTCGGTCAGTAA
- the atpE gene encoding ATP synthase F0 subunit C, translated as MEFFAWCMLAAGLGMGLGSVGTGIGQGIAIRSACEGVARNPGASGKILTTMMIGLAMIESLAIYVFVVAMIILFANPFTEQVVELLTK; from the coding sequence ATGGAATTTTTCGCTTGGTGTATGCTTGCAGCCGGTCTGGGAATGGGTCTTGGTTCTGTTGGTACCGGTATCGGTCAGGGGATTGCAATCCGTAGCGCCTGTGAAGGTGTTGCCCGGAATCCCGGCGCATCCGGTAAGATTCTGACCACCATGATGATCGGTCTGGCCATGATTGAATCCCTGGCCATTTATGTTTTCGTTGTCGCGATGATTATTCTGTTTGCCAACCCCTTCACCGAGCAGGTGGTCGAGTTGCTGACCAAATAA
- a CDS encoding isochorismatase family protein: MTAVNTKFRLDINRAALLIIDVQEKLVPAMNQPLYTQLLQNARLLREGFTAFGRPVLATEQYPQGLGHTISELNSGITATVAKRAFSCCGETDFLTALEKTGADQVVVIGMETHVCVYQTVLDLLDKGYAVHLVRDAVASRFVSDFENALRLAGEAGAVVTTTETALFQFVPVAEGDGFKTISKLVRTRTA; the protein is encoded by the coding sequence ATGACAGCTGTGAATACAAAATTTCGGCTCGATATCAATCGGGCTGCCTTATTGATTATCGATGTGCAGGAGAAGCTGGTGCCGGCGATGAACCAGCCCCTTTACACGCAACTGTTGCAAAACGCCAGGTTGCTGCGCGAAGGGTTTACTGCTTTCGGGCGGCCGGTCCTGGCCACGGAGCAGTATCCGCAGGGCCTGGGGCATACCATTAGCGAATTGAACAGCGGAATCACTGCCACTGTTGCCAAGCGGGCATTCAGTTGTTGCGGGGAAACGGATTTTTTGACGGCTTTAGAGAAAACCGGCGCTGACCAGGTGGTGGTGATCGGCATGGAAACTCATGTTTGTGTCTATCAGACCGTGCTGGATCTGCTGGACAAGGGGTACGCCGTTCATCTGGTGCGGGATGCTGTGGCGTCGCGCTTTGTGAGCGACTTCGAAAATGCGTTGCGGCTGGCCGGCGAGGCCGGGGCGGTGGTGACCACGACCGAGACCGCTCTGTTCCAGTTTGTCCCGGTGGCCGAAGGGGACGGTTTCAAAACGATTTCCAAGCTGGTAAGGACGCGGACTGCCTGA
- a CDS encoding cytochrome c3 family protein, protein MRKILYSSLLLLTLLWSSQALAQEVAASPETCLECHEDVVSVEDFTNSVHGANGCVACHVELIALDLHMSGDLMPEPVKCVRCHKEETAQHYASVHKLNDIDCATCHSEIHQQKAWHGDKRIAVEKCGECHDDAYSEYQNSIHGTSLQDGNMDSASCIDCHNLHEIKEIGDPNNHAVRAFHTDVCLKCHDNEELMERNGITNIAVETYLTSYHGKNYRLGFPEKVAGCADCHNSHSILPPDNPQSSLNPKNLVSTCGKCHANSSTQFVKFYPHGQMTDKANFPILYYTYISMTGLLVGTFGVFWVHTLLWLFRGFVENREKKRAMIAGTYHVIPDAHKIYRRFSKVHIFLHLLVIVSFLLLSLTGIPLKFAEQQWAAVMMNFYGGAANAALLHRLGACITFVYFGAALFMSAKFLFYKLQYPADFFRRLFGPESLCPNLRDIQDVTNMVRWFLFLGPKPSFDRWTYWEKFDFIAVFWGMFAIGGSGLMLWFPEFFGSFLPGWVFNVATIIHSDEALLATGFIFTVHFFNTHGRPEKFPMDFVIFNGELAKEEFMEERADQWKRYEEAGILDQYVKEKPSGIAYDFFIKGFGFTALCIGIGLLLLMLYAFIAGGHHV, encoded by the coding sequence ATGCGTAAGATCCTTTACAGTTCTCTGCTTTTGCTGACCCTGTTGTGGAGTTCGCAGGCTCTGGCTCAGGAGGTGGCTGCTTCACCGGAAACCTGCCTGGAGTGTCACGAGGATGTGGTTTCGGTGGAGGATTTCACCAATTCTGTCCACGGCGCCAACGGCTGCGTTGCCTGTCACGTCGAACTCATCGCACTTGACCTGCATATGTCAGGCGATCTGATGCCTGAGCCGGTCAAATGTGTACGTTGCCACAAAGAAGAGACGGCGCAGCATTATGCCAGCGTACACAAACTGAACGACATTGATTGCGCAACCTGCCACTCGGAAATTCATCAACAGAAGGCCTGGCATGGTGACAAGCGGATTGCCGTTGAAAAGTGTGGCGAGTGTCATGACGATGCCTATAGTGAGTATCAGAACTCGATTCACGGAACTTCGCTGCAGGACGGCAACATGGACTCGGCTTCCTGTATCGATTGTCATAATCTGCATGAAATCAAGGAAATTGGTGACCCTAATAATCATGCAGTGCGGGCGTTCCATACCGATGTCTGCCTGAAGTGCCATGATAATGAAGAGTTGATGGAACGCAACGGCATCACCAATATTGCTGTGGAAACCTATCTGACCAGCTATCATGGCAAAAACTACCGCCTCGGTTTTCCCGAGAAAGTGGCTGGCTGTGCCGATTGTCATAATTCCCACTCGATTCTGCCTCCGGATAACCCGCAATCGAGCCTGAACCCGAAAAACCTGGTTTCGACCTGCGGCAAGTGCCACGCAAACTCGTCTACTCAGTTTGTCAAGTTCTATCCCCACGGACAGATGACCGATAAGGCTAATTTCCCCATTCTCTACTACACCTATATCAGTATGACCGGATTATTAGTCGGAACCTTCGGCGTTTTCTGGGTCCATACCTTGCTCTGGCTGTTCCGCGGCTTTGTTGAAAACCGTGAAAAAAAACGGGCCATGATTGCCGGGACCTACCATGTTATTCCCGACGCACATAAGATCTATCGGCGCTTCAGCAAGGTGCATATCTTCCTCCACCTGTTGGTCATTGTCAGCTTCCTGCTTCTTTCGCTGACCGGCATTCCGCTGAAGTTCGCCGAACAGCAGTGGGCGGCCGTGATGATGAATTTCTATGGCGGAGCCGCCAATGCGGCGTTGCTGCACCGCCTCGGGGCCTGCATCACCTTTGTCTACTTCGGTGCGGCCCTGTTCATGAGCGCCAAGTTCCTGTTTTATAAACTGCAGTATCCGGCCGACTTTTTCCGGCGCCTGTTTGGCCCCGAATCCCTCTGCCCGAATCTGCGCGATATCCAGGATGTCACCAACATGGTGCGCTGGTTCCTGTTCCTTGGGCCCAAGCCGTCCTTCGACCGTTGGACCTACTGGGAAAAATTCGACTTTATCGCCGTCTTCTGGGGTATGTTCGCCATCGGCGGGTCCGGACTGATGCTTTGGTTCCCGGAATTCTTCGGGTCATTCCTGCCGGGCTGGGTCTTTAACGTCGCTACGATCATTCACTCTGACGAGGCTTTGCTGGCAACCGGCTTCATCTTTACGGTTCACTTCTTCAACACCCATGGCCGGCCTGAGAAATTCCCCATGGACTTTGTTATCTTTAATGGCGAACTGGCCAAAGAGGAGTTCATGGAAGAGCGGGCTGATCAGTGGAAGCGTTATGAAGAGGCTGGCATTCTTGACCAGTATGTCAAAGAAAAGCCGAGCGGAATCGCCTATGATTTCTTCATCAAGGGTTTCGGCTTCACTGCCCTGTGTATCGGTATCGGCTTGCTGTTGTTGATGCTGTACGCATTCATTGCCGGCGGCCATCACGTGTAG
- a CDS encoding DMT family transporter has product MSNLLLILLMSAGGVAVALQPSINARLAEKTGFLQAATISFAIGTLCLLLISLSSGQGSFRRMGEADWWQLSGGLFGAFFVAMTVLGVPRIGTTAVLALTIASQLIAGILLDHFGVFGMRGIAIDFRRGAGVVLLLAGVVLICRR; this is encoded by the coding sequence ATGTCCAATCTGTTACTGATTCTCCTGATGTCAGCCGGCGGTGTCGCCGTAGCCCTGCAACCATCCATCAATGCCCGGCTGGCGGAAAAAACCGGCTTCCTGCAGGCGGCGACTATTTCCTTTGCCATTGGCACCCTCTGTTTGCTGCTGATCTCCCTCTCTTCCGGGCAGGGCAGTTTCCGGCGGATGGGCGAGGCTGACTGGTGGCAATTGAGCGGTGGGCTGTTCGGGGCATTTTTTGTGGCCATGACAGTGCTCGGGGTGCCCCGGATCGGCACCACCGCGGTGTTGGCCTTGACCATCGCCTCACAGCTGATCGCCGGGATTCTGCTCGACCATTTCGGGGTGTTCGGCATGCGTGGGATTGCCATCGATTTTCGTCGCGGCGCCGGGGTTGTGCTGCTCCTGGCCGGAGTCGTTCTGATCTGCCGGCGCTGA
- a CDS encoding cache domain-containing protein, with protein sequence MKKVLTACMVIIALTMSSGAALADSHKATVAECIEMCKLAADMILKDKDAALAEIAKKDGRFVWKDSYVFAMDLTGKMLAHPMQPGLMKMDSLLSVPDKNPTKPKMLFVEFVVLAATEGEGWVEYMWPKPGSTEPSIKETYIYRVPGTKIFTGAGIYR encoded by the coding sequence ATGAAAAAGGTACTGACGGCATGTATGGTTATTATTGCTCTGACTATGTCCAGCGGCGCTGCTTTGGCTGATTCGCATAAGGCTACAGTGGCAGAGTGTATCGAAATGTGTAAGCTGGCGGCAGATATGATTCTTAAGGACAAGGACGCCGCACTGGCGGAAATCGCCAAAAAAGACGGTCGCTTTGTCTGGAAAGATTCCTATGTCTTTGCCATGGATCTGACCGGGAAAATGCTTGCCCATCCCATGCAGCCGGGCTTGATGAAAATGGACAGTCTGCTTTCGGTGCCGGATAAAAATCCGACCAAGCCGAAGATGCTATTTGTGGAATTTGTCGTTCTGGCCGCCACCGAAGGGGAAGGTTGGGTTGAGTATATGTGGCCGAAACCGGGCTCCACGGAACCCTCTATTAAAGAAACCTACATTTATCGGGTTCCCGGCACCAAGATCTTTACCGGCGCAGGGATTTACCGGTAG
- a CDS encoding DUF3024 domain-containing protein — translation MSTLPELLRKSAVRQLDEFCIRAANDPYRPRHLRYRFEGAQVFLVEVRRYRNEPDRHKELPMAKIRFSPELQQWTLHHQNGEHWQLYLNIQPSLDFGRLLTAIRQDPLGYFWQE, via the coding sequence ATGAGCACCCTTCCGGAACTGTTACGCAAAAGTGCCGTCCGCCAGCTCGATGAGTTCTGCATCCGGGCGGCCAACGACCCGTACCGGCCCCGCCATCTTCGCTACCGCTTTGAAGGTGCTCAGGTTTTCCTGGTCGAGGTCCGCCGCTATCGCAACGAGCCCGATCGGCACAAGGAACTGCCGATGGCCAAAATCCGTTTCAGCCCTGAACTGCAACAGTGGACCCTGCATCATCAGAACGGTGAACACTGGCAGCTCTACCTCAACATTCAACCCAGCCTCGATTTCGGACGATTGCTGACCGCCATCAGGCAGGATCCACTCGGCTATTTCTGGCAGGAATAA
- a CDS encoding ATP synthase subunit I, whose translation MTEQDDRLLAEMAVRNWIILALLLLLSLFWRSWSVSLGVLSGGVLVIINYRWLGRSLAKLLNNPQRAAQQGFKRNYLFRLLFIASAIYLLLVRGGVNPLALAAGLSVVVINLLVTTMKRLY comes from the coding sequence ATGACCGAGCAGGATGACCGGTTGCTGGCTGAAATGGCCGTGAGAAACTGGATCATCCTGGCGTTGTTGCTGTTGTTGAGCCTGTTCTGGAGATCCTGGTCAGTGTCCCTGGGGGTGTTGTCAGGCGGGGTCCTGGTGATTATAAATTACCGCTGGCTGGGCAGGTCGCTGGCCAAGCTTTTGAACAACCCGCAACGGGCGGCGCAGCAGGGTTTCAAGAGGAATTACCTGTTTCGACTGCTGTTTATCGCCAGCGCCATCTATTTGCTGCTGGTCCGCGGGGGCGTCAATCCCCTGGCCCTGGCGGCCGGTTTATCCGTTGTGGTCATTAATCTGCTGGTTACCACTATGAAACGCCTGTATTGA
- a CDS encoding UbiD family decarboxylase codes for MGYRTLRQAINDLEKTAQLVRIDQPISPELLAGAIQRRVYQAQGPALLFTNLCGCRFPAVANLFGTLERTRYLFRDTLRHVETLVKLKLDPKSLVKAPRGLLTAPTAAFHLLPKRVASGPILSCQANISDLPQIKSWPADGGPFITLPQVYSESTDKPGLRASNLGMYRVQLAGNDYQQDREIGLHYQIHRGIGVHHREALRRGRPFRVNIFVGGPPALTVAAVMPLPEGMPELAFAGLLGGHRIPLVQPAGLLPMPAEADFVISGTIDPAQQKPEGPFGDHFGYYSLAHDFPFLKVERVYHRPDAIWPFTTVGRPPQEDTSFGAFIHELTGALIPTVLPGVKAVHAVDAAGVHPLLLAIGSERYTPYRQPDQPQELLTQANAILGQGQLSLAKYLLIVAEDDRTRLDLHDIPTFFQYLLERIDWRRDLHFQTATTIDTLDYSGHGLNQGSKLVLAAVGPRRRTLATALPDQLQLPERFQEPRLILPGALVVKGPPCSDYLPGEDSAILDFCAFFSGSSQLTAIPLIVVVDDSDFCATALNNWLWVTFTRSNPAADTYGIDSFITAKHWGCNGSLIIDARRKPHHAPELLDDPAIEKQVDQLGAPGGPLHGII; via the coding sequence ATGGGTTACAGGACTCTTCGTCAGGCCATCAACGACCTGGAAAAAACTGCTCAACTGGTTCGCATCGACCAGCCGATCAGCCCCGAACTGCTGGCCGGGGCCATTCAACGGCGGGTTTACCAGGCCCAGGGTCCGGCCCTGCTGTTCACCAATCTGTGCGGTTGTCGTTTCCCGGCGGTTGCCAACCTGTTCGGTACCCTGGAGCGAACCCGGTACCTGTTTCGCGATACCTTGCGCCATGTCGAAACCCTGGTCAAGCTTAAGCTTGATCCGAAGAGCCTCGTTAAGGCGCCACGCGGCCTGCTTACCGCTCCGACCGCTGCTTTCCATCTGCTGCCTAAACGAGTCGCTTCAGGGCCGATCCTCAGCTGTCAGGCGAACATCAGCGATTTACCACAGATCAAAAGCTGGCCCGCCGACGGCGGACCCTTCATAACTCTTCCCCAGGTCTATTCGGAAAGCACAGACAAACCGGGGCTGCGGGCATCGAACCTGGGCATGTACCGGGTTCAGCTGGCCGGCAACGACTATCAACAGGACCGGGAAATCGGCCTGCATTACCAGATCCATCGCGGCATCGGCGTGCATCACCGGGAAGCCCTGCGCCGCGGCCGACCGTTCCGCGTCAACATTTTCGTCGGCGGTCCCCCTGCCCTGACCGTTGCCGCGGTCATGCCGCTGCCGGAAGGCATGCCGGAGCTGGCCTTCGCCGGGCTGCTGGGTGGCCACCGCATCCCCCTGGTACAACCGGCCGGGCTGCTGCCGATGCCCGCCGAGGCCGATTTTGTCATCAGCGGCACCATTGACCCTGCGCAGCAGAAACCGGAAGGCCCCTTCGGGGATCATTTTGGTTATTACAGTCTGGCGCACGACTTTCCGTTTCTTAAGGTGGAACGGGTCTATCATCGCCCCGATGCCATCTGGCCCTTTACCACCGTCGGCCGCCCCCCGCAGGAAGACACCAGTTTCGGGGCCTTTATCCATGAATTGACCGGGGCGCTCATCCCCACTGTCCTGCCCGGAGTCAAAGCCGTTCATGCCGTCGATGCCGCCGGGGTTCATCCGTTGCTGCTGGCCATCGGCAGCGAACGCTATACCCCCTACCGGCAACCGGATCAACCGCAGGAGCTGCTGACCCAGGCCAATGCCATTCTCGGCCAGGGGCAGCTGTCCCTGGCTAAATACCTGTTGATCGTGGCTGAAGACGATCGCACCAGACTCGACCTGCACGATATTCCAACTTTCTTCCAATACCTGCTGGAACGAATCGACTGGCGTCGTGACCTCCACTTTCAGACCGCCACGACCATCGACACCCTCGACTACAGCGGACACGGTCTCAATCAGGGTTCCAAACTGGTGCTGGCCGCAGTCGGTCCGCGTCGCCGAACCCTGGCCACGGCCCTGCCCGATCAGCTGCAGTTGCCGGAACGCTTTCAAGAGCCCCGGCTGATCCTCCCTGGGGCCCTCGTGGTCAAGGGGCCACCTTGCAGCGACTATCTCCCCGGTGAAGATTCTGCTATCCTGGATTTTTGTGCCTTCTTTTCCGGATCATCGCAATTGACCGCAATCCCTCTGATTGTTGTTGTTGATGACAGCGACTTCTGTGCAACTGCGCTGAACAATTGGCTATGGGTGACTTTCACCCGCTCCAATCCGGCGGCAGACACTTATGGTATCGACAGCTTCATCACCGCCAAACACTGGGGCTGCAACGGCTCGCTGATCATTGATGCGCGCCGGAAACCCCACCATGCGCCGGAACTTCTGGATGATCCCGCAATAGAAAAACAGGTTGATCAGCTCGGCGCCCCGGGAGGACCGCTTCATGGTATTATTTAG
- a CDS encoding AtpZ/AtpI family protein translates to MSEDKHQLFKSLGFLSSVGISLVASILIGLAMGYYLDQWLATKPLFTLVMLVIGIISGFRNVYILTTRELRRQQLEDSKAESDNDRAG, encoded by the coding sequence ATGAGCGAAGACAAACACCAATTATTCAAAAGCCTCGGTTTTTTGTCGAGTGTCGGTATCTCCCTGGTTGCATCGATCTTGATCGGTCTGGCCATGGGTTATTATCTGGATCAGTGGTTGGCGACCAAGCCGTTGTTCACCCTGGTCATGCTGGTCATCGGGATTATCTCGGGCTTTCGTAACGTCTACATTCTGACCACACGTGAACTGCGGCGGCAACAGCTGGAAGACAGCAAGGCCGAAAGCGATAATGACCGAGCAGGATGA
- the atpB gene encoding F0F1 ATP synthase subunit A, translating into MTHPFLFLQWLEQQLHLHFGDHVTYTWFVMLVLILVAFLASRSISMIPSGVQNLMESVITGIEGLIEETMGEEGKAFFPLIATFALFILVSNLIGLIPGFYPPTANLNTNAALALIVFFMTHIVGFKKHGMAYVKHFMGPIIWLAPLMFVIEIIGHLARPLSLTLRLFGNMYGHEIVLMIFLALVPLFLPIPMMLMGVLVAFIQTFVFTLLAMIYIAGALEEAH; encoded by the coding sequence ATGACCCATCCCTTCTTATTTTTACAATGGCTTGAACAGCAGTTGCATCTTCATTTCGGCGACCATGTTACTTACACCTGGTTTGTCATGCTGGTGCTGATTCTGGTTGCCTTTTTGGCCTCCCGTTCCATCAGCATGATTCCCTCCGGAGTTCAGAATCTGATGGAGTCGGTGATTACCGGGATCGAAGGGCTGATCGAAGAGACCATGGGGGAAGAAGGAAAGGCGTTTTTTCCGCTGATCGCAACCTTTGCCCTGTTTATTCTGGTCAGTAACCTGATCGGGCTGATTCCCGGTTTTTATCCCCCGACCGCCAATCTCAATACCAACGCAGCGCTGGCTTTGATCGTGTTCTTCATGACCCATATCGTTGGCTTTAAAAAGCATGGAATGGCTTATGTCAAGCATTTCATGGGGCCGATCATCTGGCTGGCCCCACTGATGTTCGTGATTGAGATCATCGGTCATCTGGCCCGGCCGCTGTCATTGACGTTGCGTCTTTTCGGCAATATGTACGGCCATGAAATCGTGCTGATGATTTTCCTGGCCCTGGTTCCGTTGTTTCTGCCGATTCCGATGATGTTGATGGGGGTTCTGGTGGCTTTTATCCAGACCTTCGTGTTTACCCTGTTGGCAATGATTTATATTGCCGGGGCACTTGAAGAGGCGCACTGA